Proteins found in one Cheilinus undulatus linkage group 9, ASM1832078v1, whole genome shotgun sequence genomic segment:
- the nmba gene encoding neuromedin Ba, producing MTGTLATICRARLLSSFILISYMAMASSMTLDLTELRNKVSKIKVNPRGNLWATGHFMGKKSVVDSSLMESSFEDVKVPTEDESPLYGAEDQQALLIQMLKTAQVPQQKQALDINGRDAA from the exons ATGACTGGCACGTTGGCAACGATCTGCAGAGCAAGACTCCTGTCTTCTTTCATCCTCATCTCATACATGGCAATGGCTTCTTCAATGACtcttgatttaactgaactgagAAATAAAGTGTCAAAGATCAAAGTGAATCCAAGAGGGAATCTGTGGGCAACAG GACATTTCATGGGAAAGAAAAGTGTTGTGGATAGCTCCTTGATGGAGTCTTCCTTTGAAGATGTAAAGGTTCCCACTGAAGATGAAAGCCCTCTGTATGGAGCAGAGGACCAACAGGCGTTGCTGATCCAGATGTTAAAAACTGCCCAAGTTcctcaacaaaaacaagcactgGACAT AAATGGAAGAGATGCTGCCTGA
- the kti12 gene encoding protein KTI12 homolog, giving the protein MPLIVMCGYPCSGKTRRAEELKEYFKQNTGRKVHVVGDGTLDVEKNTVYADSQKEKNVRAALKAEVERKVNKDDIVILDSLNYIKGYRYELFCLIKHTQTPHCLVYCLTSDEMSSTWNTERNPSEQYAQDIFDALVLRFEAPDSRNRWDSPLFTIPKDETLPFEAISDALFKRKAPPPNQSTQSQPLSSTNFLYELDKITQEVLMVIFNAQKTSVPGDLVTVPGATEKIELTRSINMAELRKLRRQFISYTKMHPTENTAQISNMFVQYLNKSLH; this is encoded by the exons ATGCCTCTTATTGTGATGTGTGGTTACCCCTGTAGTGGTAAAACTCGAAGGGCTGAAGAACTGAAGGAGTATTTCAAACAAAACACAGGCAGAAAGGTTCATGTCGTGGGAGACGGAACCCTTGACGTTGAGAAAAACACTGTCTACGCAG ATTcccaaaaggagaaaaatgtcaGAGCAGCTCTGAAAGCTGAAGTGGAGAG GAAGGTCAACAAGGATGACATTGTTATTTTGGATTcattaaattacataaaag GTTACCGGTATGAACTGTTCTGTctcatcaaacacacacagacaccacACTGCCTG GTGTACTGTTTGACGTCAGATGAAATGAGCTCAACGTGGAATACTGAAAGAAATCCTTCTGAGCAGTATGCACAAGACAT CTTTGATGCTCTAGTGCTGAGGTTTGAAGCTCCAGACTCCAGAAATAGATGGGATAGTCCTCTCTTCACTATACCGAAGGATGAAACCCTGCCATTTGAAGCCATCTCTGATGCACTTTTCAAAAGGAAAGCACCCCCACCGAACCAGTCTACACAAAGT CAACCATTGTCTTCCACAAACTTTCTGTATGAGTTGGACAAAATCACGCAAGAAGTGTTAATG gTAATTTTCAATGCACAGAAGACAAGTGTTCCAGGGGATCTTGTCACAGTTCCAGGAGCTACAgaaaaa ATCGAGCTCACCCGGAGCATCAACATGGCAGAGCTGAGGAAGTTAAGACGCCAGTTCATCAGTTACACCAAGATGCATCCGACAGAGAACACCGCACAAATATccaacatgtttgtgcagtATTTGAATAAGAGTCTACattga
- the ch25hl1.1 gene encoding cholesterol 25-hydroxylase-like protein 1, member 1, with the protein MLNISEQTSLQLLPSRVSNRLLQPFWDYLLLHHLPLISSPFFPVLLAFSSYFFFSIPFAVLDLLGDRVPFFYQYKIQPDRQPTLGMMAKGFMIAVYNHVFFVLPAVLISMFILPTPTLPQDAPTLYEVFIDGLAALLLFDTQYFIWHVIHHKHQQLYRWIHAIHHEYVAPFSWSTEQLSIPELMTVGFWSNLDTILLKCHPLTTWCITVFSIWMSVEDHIGYDLPWTLNHLVPFGLLGGAPAHDMHHQKPSSNFAPFFSHWDRIFGTAVPLKKKTATN; encoded by the coding sequence ATGTTGAATATCAGCGAGCAGACGTCTCTGCAGCTCCTGCCCTCCAGGGTCTCAAACCGTCTTCTGCAGCCATTCTGGGATTATTTGCTTCTGCACCACCTGCCCCTCATCTCATCTCCTTTCTTCCCTGTCCTCCTCGCTTTCTCCAGCTACTTCTTTTTTAGTATACCTTTTGCTGTGCTGGACCTGTTGGGAGACAGAGTGCCCTTTTTCTATCAGTATAAGATCCAACCAGACCGGCAGCCAACACTGGGGATGATGGCAAAGGGGTTCATGATAGCTGTGTATAATCATGTATTCTTTGTTCTGCCAGCTGTCTTAATCAGCATGTTCATCCTGCCTACACCAACCCTGCCTCAGGATGCTCCGACTCTTTATGAGGTTTTTATTGATGGACTGGCTGCACTTCTCCTCTTTGACACTCAGTACTTTATTTGGCATGTCATACATCACAAACATCAACAGCTTTACCGCTGGATCCATGCAATCCACCACGAATATGTGGCTCCTTTCTCCTGGTCCACTGAGCAGCTTAGCATCCCAGAACTGATGACCGTTGGTTTCTGGAGCAACCTGGACACAATTCTGTTGAAATGCCACCCTCTCACTACATGGTGCATCACAGTTTTCAGCATCTGGATGTCTGTGGAGGACCACATAGGCTACGACCTACCATGGACCCTCAACCACTTGGTGCCTTTTGGTTTGCTGGGTGGAGCACCAGCTCATGACATGCACCATCAGAAGCCGAGCAGCAACTTTGCTCCTTTCTTCAGCCACTGGGACAGAATCTTTGGCACAGCTGTCCctctgaagaaaaaaactgcCACGAATTAA